The genomic interval ACTTACCGGATGATGTGTAAGCTGGTCCAGATCTTCCCTTCCCTGGGATCTGATTTTTGTATCACCTCCATTAAGGGTAAAATTATCAACACGGAAATGGCAGGCCAGTTCACGTTACAGATTAATTCCTGTATTATGACGGGTATCATTTTTGGGATTCCATATATTCTTTTTGAACTCTGGTTATTCATCAAACCTGCCCTTCATGAGAAGGAAAGGAAGGCTGCAAGTGGATTTGTCTTCTTTGCTTCTGTATTATTTCTGATAGGTGTTTTATTCGGTTATTTCATCATCTGTCCGTTATCAATTAACTTCCTGACTAATTTCTCGGTGAGTCCGATGATCGAAAATACATTCACAATTGATTCGTATTTATCATCTGTCTCTACTTTAACCATCGGAACAGGGATTATATTTGAATTACCTGTTGTCATTTATATCCTCTCTATATTCGGTATCATGACGCCTGCATTTATGCGTGCCAGCCGGAGATATGCGGTTGTAATCATCCTGATCATTGCTGCTGTAGTTACCCCTAC from Pedobacter sp. WC2423 carries:
- the tatC gene encoding twin-arginine translocase subunit TatC, which produces MSDNKAQDLIGAIKNKGKNLESEMSFFDHIDVLRKHLLRALLAIVIFTGLAFWFYDFLFNTIIMGPKSPDFWTYRMMCKLVQIFPSLGSDFCITSIKGKIINTEMAGQFTLQINSCIMTGIIFGIPYILFELWLFIKPALHEKERKAASGFVFFASVLFLIGVLFGYFIICPLSINFLTNFSVSPMIENTFTIDSYLSSVSTLTIGTGIIFELPVVIYILSIFGIMTPAFMRASRRYAVVIILIIAAVVTPTPDMMTMLVVAFPLFILYELSIFISAKIERRKNKELYGTTRGNNA